Proteins from a genomic interval of Rosa chinensis cultivar Old Blush chromosome 2, RchiOBHm-V2, whole genome shotgun sequence:
- the LOC112188204 gene encoding chaperone protein dnaJ 8, chloroplastic gives MAAAAAGVIGGNGSSWINQFKDKSSRKKKTVNKAMVSCVSSSVMDPYQTLRIRPGASESEVRKAFRQLALQYHPDVCRGNNCGVQFHEINEAYDIVMTNLREETTPLQMYETYDEGEDDSMRGMNDPDYDMWEEWMGWEGAGIRDYTSHINPYI, from the exons atggctgctgctgctgctggtgtCATTGGAGGAAATGGGTCTTCCTGGATTAACCAGTTTAAGGATAAGTCatcgaggaagaagaagacggtgAACAAGGCTATGGTTTCCTGTGTTTCTTCTTCTGTGATGGATCCGTATCAGACTTTGAGGATCCGACCCGGTGCCTCTGAATCTGAGGTCAGGAAGGCTTTTAGACAGCTTGCCTTGCAG TATCATCCAGACGTATGTAGAGGAAACAATTGTGGAGTTCAGTTTCACGAAATCAATGAAGCTTATGAT ATTGTCATGACCAATTTGAGAGAAGAAACGACTCCATTACAGATGTATGAGACATATGATGAAGGAGAGGATGATTCAATGAGAGGAATGAACGATCCAGATTATGATATGTGGGAGGAATGGATGGGATGGGAAGGAGCTGGTATTAGGGACTACACATCTCATATCAATCCTTACATTTAA
- the LOC112188534 gene encoding probable protein phosphatase 2C 60 isoform X2 yields MGIYLSAPKTDKVSEDGENERVRFGASSMQGWRSTMEDAHAAFPDLDNSTSFFGVYDGHGGKAVANFCAKYLHLQVLNQEAYLAGDLGTSLQKAFLRMDEMMRGQRGWRELAVLGDKIDKVSGLIEGFIFSPKSVEAKRSAFNDQIDQWSSEEGPHSDFDGPNSGSTACVAIIRNNQLVVANAGDSRCVISRKGQAYPLSKDHKPDIENEKDRILKAGGFIQVGRVNGSLNLARAIGDVEFKQNKQLPVEKQIVTANPDVTSVEICDDDEFLVIACDGIWDCMSNQQLVDYVGEQLKHERKLSVVCERVFERCLAPSTGGEGCDNMTMILVQFKKPIISTASTGNKPLSSNPSLEKDKSSGKAT; encoded by the exons ATGGGAATATATCTGAGCGCTCCGAAAACCGATAAGGTGTCAGAAGATGGTGAGAATGAGAGAGTGCGATTTGGGGCTTCCTCCATGCAGGGGTGGCGTTCAACCATGGAAGATGCT CATGCTGCTTTTCCAGATCTCGACAATTCAACATCTTTCTTTGGTGTTTATGATGGTCATGGAG GTAAAGCGGTGGCAAATTTCTGTGCCAAGTATCTCCACTTACAAGTGCTCAACCAGGAAGCATATCTAGCTGGTGATTTAGGCACTTCCCTGCAGAAAGCTTTTCTCAG GATGGATGAGATGATGCGTGGACAGAGAGGATGGAGAGAACTAGCTGTATTGGGAGATAAGATAGACAAAGTTTCAGGCCTTATTGAAGGGTTCATCTTTTCTCCTAAGAGTGTTGAAGCTAAGAGAAGTGCATTCAATGATCAAATTGATCAGTGGTCTTCTGAGGAG GGGCCTCACTCTGATTTTGATGGACCAAACTCTGGAAGCACAGCTTGTGTTGCTATCATCCGAAACAATCAACTTGTTGTTGCCAATGCTGGTGATTCGCGTTGTGTAATATCGAGGAAGGGTCAG GCATATCCTTTGTCTAAAGATCATAAGCCTGACATTGAGAATGAGAAGGATAGAATTCTGAAGGCCGGTGGATTTATCCAAGTTGGACGGGTCAATGGAAGTTTGAACTTGGCAAGAGCGATTG GAGATGTGGAATTCAAGCAAAACAAACAATTGCCTGTTGAAAAGCAGATTGTAACTGCCAATCCAGATGTAACAAGT GTTGAGAtttgtgatgatgatgagtttCTTGTCATCGCTTGTGATGGGATATG GGACTGCATGTCAAACCAACAACTTGTGGATTATGTTGGGGAACAATTGAAACAT GAACGTAAACTCTCGGTGGTTTGTGAGAGAGTGTTTGAAAGGTGCTTGGCACCCTCGACAGGTGGTGAAGGCTGTGACAACATGACAATGATCTTGGTTCAGTTTAAGAAGCCTattatttcaactgcttctaCTGGGAACAAGCCTCTTTCGTCTAATCCATCACTTGAGAAGGACAAGAGCTCGGGAAAAGCTACATAG
- the LOC112190237 gene encoding U-box domain-containing protein 52: MTPEFCSVYVIAKGKISSMRCSTVAPPQPPPRSNHQMQHHPSNVSEASDSHFICTQKPNSRASERLHYQSGSQQFDEIKSPFTRGRPSMDRSFELPPDSDISFVSTGRPSVDRMYPSFYDSMDSGRNSRRLIGSETENRSSVSSNPRSKHFMEINSPQLEFSPSSVDSGNSWLSQNNNNNLEEVELEMRRLRLELKQTMEMYNTACKEALTAKHKENEFNRCKMEEGQRLEQARLAEEAELALVEREKAKCKAAIEAAAAAQRLAELEAQKRRNAEMKALKESEERKKTLEAKSYDVRYRKYTIEEIEVATDKFSLARKVGEGGYGPVYRGELHHTPVAIKVLRPDAAQGRSQFQLEVEVLSCIRHPNMVLLLGACPEYGCLVYEYMANGSLENRLFHRGNTPAIPWQLRFRIAAEIATGLLFLHQAKPEPLVHRDLKPGNILLDNNYVSKISDVGLARLVPPSIADAVTQYHMTSTAGTFCYIDPEYQQTGMLGTKSDIYSLGVMLLQIITAKPPMGLTHHVERAIETGSFSEMLDPAVPDWPVEEALKFAKLSLQCAEMRKKDRPDLGKVILPELNRLRALADDSFQCVMFGGSGVLSPNQDSNSTSQDVISRPQSGYDSLRSRTSSTSSHS, from the exons ATGACGCCAGAATTTTGCTCTGTTTATGTCATCGCTAAAGGAAAAATCTCATCTATGCGATGCTCCACCGTAGCACCGCCACAGCCTCCTCCACGTAGTAATCATCAAATGCAACACCATCCCAGCAATGTTTCTGAAGCAAGTGATTCGCATTTCATCTGCACCCAGAAGCCTAACAGCAGAG CATCAGAGAGGTTGCATTATCAATCGGGTAGCCAGCAGTTTGATGaaatcaa GTCACCATTCACTAGAGGAAGACCTTCGATGGACAGATCATTTGAGCTCCCACCAGATAGTGACATATCATTTGTGAGTACTGGAAGACCAAGTGTGGATCGCATGTATCCTTCTTTCTATGATAGTATGGATTCAGGGAGGAACTCTCGACGTTTGATTGGCTCAGAAACGGAAAACAGAAGCTCTGTGTCATCCAACCCGAGAAGCAAGCATTTTATGGAAATCAACTCTCCACAACTTGAATTTTCACCATCCTCAGTTGATAGTGGAAACTCTTGGTTgtcacaaaataataataataatttg GAAGAGGTGGAGCTTGAGATGAGGAGGCTCAGGCTAGAGCTCAAGCAAACAATGGAGATGTACAATACAGCGTGCAAAGAAGCACTGACAGCAAAACATAAG GAAAATGAATTTAACCGGTGTAAAATGGAAGAAGGACAAAGATTAGAACAGGCGCGACTAGCTGAGGAAGCTGAATTGGCACTTGTAGAGAGGGAGAAAGCAAAATGCAAGGCAGCGATTGAAGCAGCTGCAGCAGCTCAAAGGCTTGCTGAACTGGAAGCGCAAAAGAGGAGGAACGCAGAAATGAAAGCCCTTAAAGAATctgaagagaggaagaagacaCTTGAAGCAAAGTCATATGATGTTAGGTACAGGAAGTACACAATTGAGGAGATTGAAGTGGCAACAGATAAATTTTCACTAGCTCGCAAGGTTGGGGAAGGAGGCTATGGGCCAGTATACAGAGGTGAACTGCATCATACACCAGTTGCTATAAAAGTTCTACGTCCGGATGCAGCTCAAGGGCGATCGCAGTTCCAGCTAGAG GTTGAAGTATTGAGCTGCATACGACATCCAAACATGGTTCTCCTTCTTGGAGCTTGTCCAGAGTACGGTTGTTTAGTCTATGAGTACATGGCTAATGGGAGCTTGGAAAATCGTCTATTTCACCGAGGTAACACCCCGGCTATTCCTTGGCAACTAAGGTTTCGAATTGCTGCAGAAATTGCAACGGGGCTGTTATTCCTTCATCAGGCTAAGCCAGAACCCCTTGTGCACCGTGACTTAAAACCTGGCAACATATTGCTAGATAATAACTATGTGAGCAAGATTAGTGATGTAGGTTTGGCTAGACTTGTGCCTCCATCAATAGCTGATGCGGTCACACAGTATCATATGACATCAACAGCTGGAACATTTTGCTACATTGATCCAGAGTATCAGCAAACAGGCATGCTTGGAACAAAATCTGATATCTACTCACTAGGTGTGATGCTTCTACAAATCATTACAGCCAAACCACCAATGGGTTTGACTCATCATGTAGAGCGGGCTATTGAGACGGGAAGCTTTAGTGAGATGCTTGATCCTGCAGTTCCTGATTGGCCAGTTGAGGAAGCCTTGAAGTTTGCCAAACTTTCTTTACAGTGTGCTGAAATGAGAAAAAAAGACCGACCCGATCTTGGGAAGGTTATACTGCCTGAGCTTAACAGATTGAGAGCCCTCGCCGACGATAGCTTCCAATGTGTTATGTTTGGCGGAAGTGGAgtactctcaccaaatcaagaCTCAAATTCTACATCACAA GATGTCATAAGTCGACCACAATCTGGATATGATAGCTTGAGGAGTCGTACTTCGAGCACATCATCTCATTCTTAA
- the LOC112188534 gene encoding probable protein phosphatase 2C 60 isoform X1: MIWIIRHGGLDMLEMGIYLSAPKTDKVSEDGENERVRFGASSMQGWRSTMEDAHAAFPDLDNSTSFFGVYDGHGGKAVANFCAKYLHLQVLNQEAYLAGDLGTSLQKAFLRMDEMMRGQRGWRELAVLGDKIDKVSGLIEGFIFSPKSVEAKRSAFNDQIDQWSSEEGPHSDFDGPNSGSTACVAIIRNNQLVVANAGDSRCVISRKGQAYPLSKDHKPDIENEKDRILKAGGFIQVGRVNGSLNLARAIGDVEFKQNKQLPVEKQIVTANPDVTSVEICDDDEFLVIACDGIWDCMSNQQLVDYVGEQLKHERKLSVVCERVFERCLAPSTGGEGCDNMTMILVQFKKPIISTASTGNKPLSSNPSLEKDKSSGKAT; this comes from the exons ATGATTTGGATTATTAGGCACGGCGGTTTGGATATG CTGGAGATGGGAATATATCTGAGCGCTCCGAAAACCGATAAGGTGTCAGAAGATGGTGAGAATGAGAGAGTGCGATTTGGGGCTTCCTCCATGCAGGGGTGGCGTTCAACCATGGAAGATGCT CATGCTGCTTTTCCAGATCTCGACAATTCAACATCTTTCTTTGGTGTTTATGATGGTCATGGAG GTAAAGCGGTGGCAAATTTCTGTGCCAAGTATCTCCACTTACAAGTGCTCAACCAGGAAGCATATCTAGCTGGTGATTTAGGCACTTCCCTGCAGAAAGCTTTTCTCAG GATGGATGAGATGATGCGTGGACAGAGAGGATGGAGAGAACTAGCTGTATTGGGAGATAAGATAGACAAAGTTTCAGGCCTTATTGAAGGGTTCATCTTTTCTCCTAAGAGTGTTGAAGCTAAGAGAAGTGCATTCAATGATCAAATTGATCAGTGGTCTTCTGAGGAG GGGCCTCACTCTGATTTTGATGGACCAAACTCTGGAAGCACAGCTTGTGTTGCTATCATCCGAAACAATCAACTTGTTGTTGCCAATGCTGGTGATTCGCGTTGTGTAATATCGAGGAAGGGTCAG GCATATCCTTTGTCTAAAGATCATAAGCCTGACATTGAGAATGAGAAGGATAGAATTCTGAAGGCCGGTGGATTTATCCAAGTTGGACGGGTCAATGGAAGTTTGAACTTGGCAAGAGCGATTG GAGATGTGGAATTCAAGCAAAACAAACAATTGCCTGTTGAAAAGCAGATTGTAACTGCCAATCCAGATGTAACAAGT GTTGAGAtttgtgatgatgatgagtttCTTGTCATCGCTTGTGATGGGATATG GGACTGCATGTCAAACCAACAACTTGTGGATTATGTTGGGGAACAATTGAAACAT GAACGTAAACTCTCGGTGGTTTGTGAGAGAGTGTTTGAAAGGTGCTTGGCACCCTCGACAGGTGGTGAAGGCTGTGACAACATGACAATGATCTTGGTTCAGTTTAAGAAGCCTattatttcaactgcttctaCTGGGAACAAGCCTCTTTCGTCTAATCCATCACTTGAGAAGGACAAGAGCTCGGGAAAAGCTACATAG